ACGCGGCGTCGGTGCGCAGCACGTTGTCCCGGAACTCCAGGATCAGCTCGCGCTGGTGCTCGATCAGCTTGTTGTACCGCCACGTGTTGCGGTGGATCTCCAGCTGCACGCCCTCGGCCACGCGCTGCGCGTGCTCGACCGTGTGCAGGGTGCCCGCGTCGGTGACGCGGCCGTCGTCGTCGATCTCGGTCGGCTCCTCGTGGTCGGGCACGTACTGCGTGACCAGGTCGTCCTGGAGCGAGGAGAAGAACACCGAACCGCCGGGGTCGCCCTGGCGGCCCGCGCGGCCGCGCAGCTGGTCGTCCAGCCTGCTGCTGGAGTGCCGCCCGGTGCCGATGACGTAGAGGCCGCCCAGCTCGGCGATGCGCTCGCGGTCGGTCGACTCGTGCCCGCCGAGGCGGATGTCCGTGCCGCGGCCCGCCATCTGGGTGGACACCGTGATGCGCTCGAACGAGCCCGCGTCCGCGATGATCGCGGCCTCCTCGGCGTCGTTCTTGGCGTTGAGGACCACGCACTCCAGGCCCGCCTCGGCGAGCTTGCGGGACAGCCGCTCGGACTCGGCCACGTCCAGCGTGCCGACCAGGATCGGGCGGCCCGTGGCGTGGACCTCCTCGATCTCCTTGACGATGGCGGCTTCCTTCTGCTCCAGCGTCGCGTACAGCCGGGGCGCCTCGTCCTCGCGGACGGTCGGCACGTTCGGCGGGATGACCAGCACTTCCAGCTTGTAGAAGTCCCGCAGCTGCTCGGCGACGGCCACCGCGGTGCCGGTCATGCCGCACACCGTGGGGTAGCGGCTGAGCAGGGCCTGGACGGTGATCGAGTCCAGCACCTCGCCCGCGTCGGTGGTGGCCACGTTCTCCTTCGCCTCGACCGCGGCCTGGAGGCCGTCGGGCCAGCGCTGGAGCTTCGCGATCCGGCCGCGGGTGTCGTTGATCAGGTGCACCTTGCCGTCGCGGACGATGTAGTCCACGTCGCGGTGCAGCAGGACCTGCGCGTGCAGGGCCACGTTGACCTTGGACAGCGTGGTGGAGACGTGCTCGTCGGAGTACAGGTCGATGCCGCCGAGGGCGCGCTCGACCAGCTCGCTGCCCGCGCCGGTCAGGTAGACGTTGCGCTCCTCGTCGTCGATCTCGAAGTGCAGGTCGCGGCGCAGCCGCTTGACCAGGTCGGCCAGCGCCGGGTCGACCGCCGGGCCGGCGGTGGAGCCCGCGAGCACCAGCGGCACGCGCGCCTCGTCGACCAGGACCGAGTCGGCCTCGTCGACCAGCGCGACCCGCGGTTCGGGCACGATCAGGTCCGCCACGTCGGTGACCAGCCGGTCGCGCAGCACGTCGAAGCCGATCTCGCTGACCGGGGCGTAGGTGACCTCGGCCTGGTAGGCGGCGCGGCGCTCCTCGGGCTTGGAGCTCTGGTTGATCCAGCCGACGCTGACCCCCAGCAGCTCGTAGAGCGGGCCCATCCACTCGGCGTCGCGCTGGGCGAGGTAGTCGTTGACCGAGACGACGTGGACCCGGTCGCCGCGCAGCGCGAAGCCGGCGGCGGCGATGGCGCCGGAGAGCGTCTTGCCCTCACCGGTCGCCATCTCGACGACGTGGCCTTCGAGCAGCCCGAGCGCGCCGAGGACCTGCACGTCGAACGGCCGCAGGCCCAGGGCGCGGTCCGCGGCCTCGCGCCCGAGCGCGCAGACCTCCACCAGCTCGGGACGGCCGAACTCGGACCTGCCGCGCAGCTCGGCGGCCGCGGCGGTCAGTTCCTCGTCGCTCAGCTGTTTCACGCGCTCGGCCCGCTCGTTCACCTCGTCGAGCAGCTTGCGGTAGGGCGTGAGGTCGGCGGAGCCGGGCTTCTGCGCGAACCGGCGCATCCGCTGCTTGAACCGTCCCAGGAGAGTGGTCACGGCACGGCAACGTACGGCAAGCCCGCAACGTTCCGCACGTCACCCGGTTGACCGTTCACTCGGGGGAGGGCGTTGATCTTGCCGGGCAGGTCCGTAGAAGTGCGGGCGGTGTTGCGGCCGAGCGGGCGAAATTCGGGCGTTCCCGGACGAGGCGGTCCGCTCGGCACTGCGCACGGTGACTACAGATCGATACCCTCTGGCTCCATCGGGTGACTGCGTCTCCCAGGGGGCGAGGTGCTGGACCGGTTCGTGCAGTGGCTGGACGACCTGCTGGCCGAAGAAGGCGCGGCGGCTGTGGTCAGGGCGGTGCTCGGCTTGATGTCCTTCGCCATGCTGCTGGCCGCGGTGTTCGGGAACGCCGCCGTCAAGGCCGGCGCGTTCGTCGTCACGACGCTCGTGGTGCTCTCGCTCGGCCTTGTCCTGCTCTCCAGGCAGCGGGTGCTGAAGAGGCGGGTCGAGGAGAACGTCGCCCTGGTGGCCAAGTACTCCAAGATGGTCGCGGACGACCGCCACCCGTCCTATCAGGTGATCAAGTGGGAAGAGCACCTCGTCGTCGAGGCCAACGGTGACGCGCGCAAGTCGCTCACCATCCGCGCCAAGGTGGTCAACGACCTCCAGGTCCTGCGCCTGGTCGAGGGCTGCCGCTGGCCGCAGCCCGCCCGCTACCGGTCGCGGGTGCGGGTTGACGTGCGGAAATTGCTGGTCGGAGACCTGCCGGGGGCGAGTTTGAGCACCACCAAAGCCTGGGTCGAGGACGGCAAGTTGGTGCTGATCGTGCACTTCCCGCGCCCACCGCGACTGGGTAGCGAGATCAACATCGCGATCGGGTTCGAGTGGCCGGGGCGATGTGAGCCGTTGGTGCGCAACAGGGTTCCCGAGGACTTCGTCATGCGCTTCCAGACGCCCGTGGTCTACGCGTCCTACAAGGTGGTCCTGCCCCGTGGTACCGATGCTTACGTGGAGCCCGTCGGTTTCGACGAGAACGAGAACGGCTTCTTCGCCGGGCCGAGTGCTGAGGAGAACGGCCGGCCGGTGTTCCTCTTCGACGGTTTCGACCTGCCCGAGCGGCGCACCATCGGAATGCGGCTGGAACTCAAAGGGCGGGGCGTCACAGTGTGACGCCCCGCCCTTTCGAGTGACCCACTACCGATTATTGACCGTCATTGCCGCTTTCACCGCCGGGGAAATCCTCGGTGAAATAATTTTCATTTTTCTGCATCGTCGACACGGGTGCGCAGATTAGTTCCAGGTGGTGTCGAATAGCAAATCGAGTCTAAGTCACTTCTTGTCTCCCCGGTGCGTCTCCGGCAACCCGAGCACGGAGGCCAGCGTCACCAGCCCCATCACCAGCAGGAACGCCGACACCGACAGCGACGACCCGGTGGCCGCCAGCAGCGCCGCCATGATCACCGGCGTCCCACCGCTGACCAGGATCGACGCCAACTGGTACGCCAGCGACGCCCCCGAGTACCGCAGGTGCGGCGCGAACAGCTCGGCCAGGTACGCGGCCACCGGCCCGTACACCAGGCTCGACCCGATCCCCGACACCGTCAGCGCCACGAACAGCAGCCCCAGCGACGCCGTGTCCACCAGCCAGAAGTACGGGAACGCCCACACCGTCATCGCCACCGCGCCGACCACGATCAGCGGCCGCCGGCCGTGGCGGTCGGACCAGCGGCCCGCCAGCAGGATCACCGGCACGGACAGCAGCGACGACAGCAGCGTCACCACCAGCACCGGGTTGCGCGCCAGCCCCAGCTCCCGGGTCGCGTAGTCCAGCACCCCGGCGATGCTGACGTAGAACACCGCGTTGGACGCGAACATCAGCCCGGCGCCCAGCAGCACGGGCCGCTTGTGGGTGCGCAGCACCTCCGACAGCGGCGCGACCGGCGCCTCGCCCCGCCGCTCCTTGATCTCCCGGAACACCGGGCTGTCCTCGACCTTCAGCTGGATGAACAGCACCACGGGGAACAGCAGCGCGCTGGCCAGGAACGGCACCCGCCAGCCCCAGGTGGCGAACGACGCGGCGGGCACCACCGCGCCGACCACCAGGAACGCCACGTTGCCCAGGATGACCCCCAGCGGCACCCCGGCCTGGCCGAAGGTCCCGGCGAACCCGCGCCGCGCCGGACCCGCGGTCTCGGTCAGCAGCAGCACCACGCCGCCCCACTGCCCGCCGACGGCGATGCCCTGGAGGAACCGCAGCAGCACCAGCAGCACCGGCGCGCCCACGCCGATCGACGCGCTGGTCGGCAGCAGCCCGATCAGGAACGTCGCGGTCGCCATCAGCGCCAGGCACGTCACCAGCGCGGGCTTGCGGCCGAGCCGGTCGCCGACGTGCCCGAACACCAGCCCGCCCAGCGGCCGGGCGACGAACCCGGCCCAGAACGTGCTGAACGACAGCAGCAGCCCGACCAGCGGCGACGCCTCCGGGAAGAACAGCTTGGGGAACACCAGCGCCGCGGCGGTCGCGTAGATGAAGAAGTCGTACCACTCCAAGGAGGATCCGACGAGCCCGGCGGCCATGAGCTTGCGCAACGTGCGGCGCTGGTCGGGCGGGGCGGTCGTGACCATGCTTATCCCTCTCACCAGGTGTCCACGAAGGGACGTTTCTTGCCGGTCCGCGCGGGCACGGGCCCGCAGGTCAGCAGCGAACTGATCCAGCGCCGGGTGTCGGCGGGGTCGATGACGTCGTCGATCTCGAACGCGGACGCCACGTTCAGCGCCTTGCCGTGCTCGTAGGCGGCGGCGACCATCGCCTCGAACGCCTCGCGGCGCTGCGCGGGGTCGTCGATGGCGTCCAGCTCCCGCCGGTAGCCCAGCCGCACGGCGCCCTCCAGCCCCATCGGGCCGAACTCGCCGCTGGGCCACGCCACGGCGAACCGGGGCGCCCGCAGGCTGCCCGCGGCCATCGCCTGCGCGCCCAGCCCGTAAGCCTTGCGCAGCGCCACGAAGCCGAACGGCACGTCGAGGTTCGCGCCCGCCACGAGCAGGCGGGTCAGGTGCCGCACGGTGGCCGTGCGCTCGGCGTCCGGCCCGACCATGAACCCCGGCGTGTCGCACAGCGACACCACCGGCAGGTCGAACGCGTCGCACAGGCGCAGGAACCGCGCGCCCTTGTCGGCGGAGTCGGAGTCGATGGCGCCGCCCAGCCACGCCGGGTCGTTGGCGATCAGCCCCAGCGGCCTGCCCTCGACGCGCACCAGGGCGGTGACGATCCCGCGCCCGAACGCCGGGCGCAGCTCCAGCACCGACCCGGTGTCGGCCAGCGCGTGCACCACGGTGCGCACGTCGTAGGCGCGCACCCGGTTCTCCGGCACGGCGTGCCGCAGCACCCGCTGGTCGCCGCACTCCCAGGCGGGAACCGGGCCCTGGAAGTAGGACAGGTACTTCTTGGCCACCGCGACGGCCTCGGCGTCGTCGGACACCAGCACGTCGACCACGCCGTTGGGCACCTGGACGTCGACCGGGCCGACCTCCTCGGGCCGGAACACGCCCAGCCCGCCGCCCTCGATCATCGCCGGGCCGCCCATGCCGATGGTGGCGTCGCGGGTCGCGATGACCACGTCGCACGTGCCCAGCAGCACCGCGTTGCCCGCGAAGCAGCGGCCCGAGGCCACGCCGACCAGCGGCACCAGCCCGGACAGCTTGGCGAACAGGTGGAACGCCTGGCAGTCCAGCCAGCTGACCCCGCCGTGGTCGGTGTCGCCGGGCCGCCCGCCGCCGCCCTCGGCGAACAGCACCACGGGCAGCCGCTGGTCCCGGGCCAGCGCGAACATCCGGTCCTTCTTGGCGTGGTTGCGGATGCCCTGCGTGCCCGCGAGCACCATGTAGTCGTAGGACATGGCCACGACCTGCCGGCCGTTCACCCGGCCCACGCCCGCCACCAGCCCGTCCGCGGGGGTGCGCTCGACCAGCTCGTCCAGCGACCGCCGGCGGCGCTGCGCGGCGATCGCCAGGCCGCCGTACTCGACGAAGTCGGTGCACAGGTCGGCGATGTTCTCCCGGGCGGTGCGCCGCCCGGCCGCGTGGCGCCTGGCCTCGGCCTCCGGGCGGGCGAAGTCGTGCCGGGCCAGCACCTCGGCCAGGTCCGGCCGCACCTCGTCCGGGTCGACCTCGCCCGCCTTCTCCTCCACGGCCACGTCCACGCCCTCGGCCAGCAGGGCGCCCTCGGCGACGGTGTCGCCGACCGACACCAGCACCCGCGCGTCGCCGACCCGCACGACGTGCTGCATCTTCATCGCCTCGACGACGACGGTGCCGTCCTCGACCGCCACGACCGTGCCCTGCACGGGGGCGCGCGCCCCGGTGTCCTCGCGCGGCAGCGAGTCCACCAGCCCGGTGTGCGCCCGCCAGAAGTCCGGGTGGTCCAGCAGGTCGCGCAGGAACGCGATGTTGGTCCGCGCTCCCTCCACGGCGAACTCGTCCAGCGCCCGCCGGGCCCGCTTGAGCAGGGTGTCCCGGTCGTCGGCGTGCACCACGACCTTGGCCAGCAGCGGGTCGAAGCCCAGGCCCGCGCGGTAGCCGACCGAGGCGTGCGTGTCGACCCGCACGCCCGGCCCGGTGGGCGGCGTGAACGTCGTCAGCCGGCCGGTCGAGGCCAGGCCCACCCGCAGCTGCAGGGCCCAGCCGCGCGGGGTGTGCGCGAGGTCGGGCTCCACCTCGGCGGCCAGCAGGAGCTGCGCGCGGACCAGGTCGAGCCCGGTGACCTGCTCGGTGACGGTGTGCTCGACCTGGAGCCGCGGGTTGGCCTCC
This portion of the Saccharothrix syringae genome encodes:
- the secA2 gene encoding accessory Sec system translocase SecA2 translates to MTTLLGRFKQRMRRFAQKPGSADLTPYRKLLDEVNERAERVKQLSDEELTAAAAELRGRSEFGRPELVEVCALGREAADRALGLRPFDVQVLGALGLLEGHVVEMATGEGKTLSGAIAAAGFALRGDRVHVVSVNDYLAQRDAEWMGPLYELLGVSVGWINQSSKPEERRAAYQAEVTYAPVSEIGFDVLRDRLVTDVADLIVPEPRVALVDEADSVLVDEARVPLVLAGSTAGPAVDPALADLVKRLRRDLHFEIDDEERNVYLTGAGSELVERALGGIDLYSDEHVSTTLSKVNVALHAQVLLHRDVDYIVRDGKVHLINDTRGRIAKLQRWPDGLQAAVEAKENVATTDAGEVLDSITVQALLSRYPTVCGMTGTAVAVAEQLRDFYKLEVLVIPPNVPTVREDEAPRLYATLEQKEAAIVKEIEEVHATGRPILVGTLDVAESERLSRKLAEAGLECVVLNAKNDAEEAAIIADAGSFERITVSTQMAGRGTDIRLGGHESTDRERIAELGGLYVIGTGRHSSSRLDDQLRGRAGRQGDPGGSVFFSSLQDDLVTQYVPDHEEPTEIDDDGRVTDAGTLHTVEHAQRVAEGVQLEIHRNTWRYNKLIEHQRELILEFRDNVLRTDAAWHELSKRRPERAEELAELPEELKVSAARLIALHHLDQRWSDHLVFLTDLREGIHLRALARQNPLDEFHREAIPAYHKIVPDAWDEAEETFAKVQIDEDGVHLAEAGVHRPNTTWTYLVNDNPFSSGLEETFKGLVKLVRRR
- a CDS encoding MFS transporter, whose amino-acid sequence is MVTTAPPDQRRTLRKLMAAGLVGSSLEWYDFFIYATAAALVFPKLFFPEASPLVGLLLSFSTFWAGFVARPLGGLVFGHVGDRLGRKPALVTCLALMATATFLIGLLPTSASIGVGAPVLLVLLRFLQGIAVGGQWGGVVLLLTETAGPARRGFAGTFGQAGVPLGVILGNVAFLVVGAVVPAASFATWGWRVPFLASALLFPVVLFIQLKVEDSPVFREIKERRGEAPVAPLSEVLRTHKRPVLLGAGLMFASNAVFYVSIAGVLDYATRELGLARNPVLVVTLLSSLLSVPVILLAGRWSDRHGRRPLIVVGAVAMTVWAFPYFWLVDTASLGLLFVALTVSGIGSSLVYGPVAAYLAELFAPHLRYSGASLAYQLASILVSGGTPVIMAALLAATGSSLSVSAFLLVMGLVTLASVLGLPETHRGDKK
- a CDS encoding acetyl-CoA carboxylase family protein — encoded protein: MPTLFVANRGEIAVRVLRAAADLGWGTVALVTDSDDAHARFADRAVRLPDGRAYLDVDAVVAAAAGCDLVHPGYGFLAENARFARRCAEAGLTFVGPPPEVLELLGDKRRARELAAEVGVPVLAGAGDGFEEFFRAHGAVVVKAAAGGGGKGVRVVRHLADLDAAVQRCRAEALAAFGDDAVYAEELLEPARHVEVQLVGTTVLGDRDCSLQARHQKLVEVAPAPHLSPGLRSALHDAAATIARAVRYTGLGTVEFLVAPDGRFAFLEANPRLQVEHTVTEQVTGLDLVRAQLLLAAEVEPDLAHTPRGWALQLRVGLASTGRLTTFTPPTGPGVRVDTHASVGYRAGLGFDPLLAKVVVHADDRDTLLKRARRALDEFAVEGARTNIAFLRDLLDHPDFWRAHTGLVDSLPREDTGARAPVQGTVVAVEDGTVVVEAMKMQHVVRVGDARVLVSVGDTVAEGALLAEGVDVAVEEKAGEVDPDEVRPDLAEVLARHDFARPEAEARRHAAGRRTARENIADLCTDFVEYGGLAIAAQRRRRSLDELVERTPADGLVAGVGRVNGRQVVAMSYDYMVLAGTQGIRNHAKKDRMFALARDQRLPVVLFAEGGGGRPGDTDHGGVSWLDCQAFHLFAKLSGLVPLVGVASGRCFAGNAVLLGTCDVVIATRDATIGMGGPAMIEGGGLGVFRPEEVGPVDVQVPNGVVDVLVSDDAEAVAVAKKYLSYFQGPVPAWECGDQRVLRHAVPENRVRAYDVRTVVHALADTGSVLELRPAFGRGIVTALVRVEGRPLGLIANDPAWLGGAIDSDSADKGARFLRLCDAFDLPVVSLCDTPGFMVGPDAERTATVRHLTRLLVAGANLDVPFGFVALRKAYGLGAQAMAAGSLRAPRFAVAWPSGEFGPMGLEGAVRLGYRRELDAIDDPAQRREAFEAMVAAAYEHGKALNVASAFEIDDVIDPADTRRWISSLLTCGPVPARTGKKRPFVDTW